Proteins encoded in a region of the Zea mays cultivar B73 chromosome 4, Zm-B73-REFERENCE-NAM-5.0, whole genome shotgun sequence genome:
- the LOC100383956 gene encoding uncharacterized protein isoform X2 — translation MEGNDLPPGNMLQGAPYDSLDLHGDSMAKHAPNSGKQIFSSSQMPGTFTMSMTRATEPDDFPGFQFKEHGKSDDHHHHQYHSHHQKNCMSDGEEHDMAEDATDTPSGKGKKGSAWHRMKWTDSMVKLLITAVSYTGDDHGADSGGGRRNIAITQKKGKWKAISKVMGERGCHVSPQQCEDKFNDLNKRYKRLIDILGMGTACNVVANPALLDSMNHLSDKMKDNAKKILSSKHLFYEEMCSYHNNNRANLPEDHALQHSLLLALRCKEEHDLRRASGDADEDDRSADSDYGENDEEQYPVHTRMREPSTTKRKRHRDVALVTSNSHEGSERSDPHDVTVDINKAFTDATNMVLLQQDLASQAIEIQKRRLQIEAKELELTKQRHKWERFRKKKDREIERMALENEHMVIENKRLELELRHKELELELKLKGKGNHP, via the coding sequence ATGGAAGGCAACGACCTACCCCCTGGAAACATGTTGCAAGGGGCTCCCTATGATAGTTTAGACTTACATGGCGACTCTATGGCAAAACATGCCCCAAACTCAGGAAAACAGATCTTCAGCAGCTCCCAGATGCCGGGGACTTTCACAATGTCTATGACCAGGGCTACAGAACCTGATGACTTTCCTGGGTTTCAGTTCAAAGAACATGGAAAGAGTGatgaccaccaccaccaccaataccATAGTCATCACCAAAAGAACTGCATGAGTGATGGTGAAGAACATGATATGGCTGAAGATGCTACTGATACCCCAAGTGGAAAAGGCAAGAAGGGCTCTGCATGGCATCGGATGAAGTGGACAGATTCAATGGTAAAACTTTTGATTACAGCAGTGTCTTACACTGGAGATGATCATGGTGCTGATTCTGGTGGTGGCAGGAGGAACATTGCAATAACGCAGAAGAAGGGCAAATGGAAGGCGATATCGAAGGTTATGGGAGAGAGAGGTTGCCATGTGTCACCGCAACAGTGCGAGGACAAGTTCAATGACCTTAACAAGAGATACAAAAGGCTGATAGACATCCTTGGCATGGGCACTGCTTGCAATGTTGTGGCTAATCCAGCACTTCTTGATAGCATGAATCATCTTTCTGATAAGATGAAAGACAATGCAAAAAAGATACTTAGCTCAAAGCACTTATTTTATGAGGAGATGTGTTCCTACCACAACAACAACCGTGCAAATTTGCCTGAAGATCATGCACTTCAGCATTCACTACTGCTTGCCCTTAGATGTAAAGAGGAGCATGATCTTCGGAGAGCAAGTGGAGATGCTGATGAAGACGATCGAAGTGCGGATTCTGATtatggggagaatgatgaagagcaaTATCCTGTGCATACACGCATGAgggagccctcaaccaccaaaaggaAGCGCCACAGAGATGTGGCTTTGGTCACATCAAACTCTCATGAAGGCAGTGAGAGGTCTGATCCCCATGATGTAACAGTGGACATCAACAAGGCTTTCACAGATGCAACCAACATGGTTTTGTTGCAACAGGACTTGGCTTCACAAGCCATAGAGATTCAGAAACGTCGCTTGCAGATTGAAGCAAAGGAACTGGAACTCACAAAGCAACGTCACAAGTGGGAGCGGTTCAGGAAGAAGAAGGACAGGGAGATAGAAAGAATGGCACTGGAGAATGAACATATGGTGATTGAGAACAAACGCTTGGAACTTGAGCTGAGACATAAGGAGTTAGAGCTAGAGCTTAAGCTGAAAGGCAAGGGGAACCATCCATAA
- the LOC100383956 gene encoding uncharacterized protein isoform X1 has protein sequence MRVAAVPRDSSPRWPCAPCPDGRFAELNGLTRIPLCKIISREIWNPGNDLPPGNMLQGAPYDSLDLHGDSMAKHAPNSGKQIFSSSQMPGTFTMSMTRATEPDDFPGFQFKEHGKSDDHHHHQYHSHHQKNCMSDGEEHDMAEDATDTPSGKGKKGSAWHRMKWTDSMVKLLITAVSYTGDDHGADSGGGRRNIAITQKKGKWKAISKVMGERGCHVSPQQCEDKFNDLNKRYKRLIDILGMGTACNVVANPALLDSMNHLSDKMKDNAKKILSSKHLFYEEMCSYHNNNRANLPEDHALQHSLLLALRCKEEHDLRRASGDADEDDRSADSDYGENDEEQYPVHTRMREPSTTKRKRHRDVALVTSNSHEGSERSDPHDVTVDINKAFTDATNMVLLQQDLASQAIEIQKRRLQIEAKELELTKQRHKWERFRKKKDREIERMALENEHMVIENKRLELELRHKELELELKLKGKGNHP, from the exons ATGCGAGTGGCAGCGGTGCCGCGGGACTCTTCTCCTCGCTGGCCGTGCGCGCCGTGCCCCGACG GAAGATTTGCTGAGCTGAATGGTCTCACTCGTATACCACTCTGCAAAATTATCTCTAGAGAAATATG GAATCCAG GCAACGACCTACCCCCTGGAAACATGTTGCAAGGGGCTCCCTATGATAGTTTAGACTTACATGGCGACTCTATGGCAAAACATGCCCCAAACTCAGGAAAACAGATCTTCAGCAGCTCCCAGATGCCGGGGACTTTCACAATGTCTATGACCAGGGCTACAGAACCTGATGACTTTCCTGGGTTTCAGTTCAAAGAACATGGAAAGAGTGatgaccaccaccaccaccaataccATAGTCATCACCAAAAGAACTGCATGAGTGATGGTGAAGAACATGATATGGCTGAAGATGCTACTGATACCCCAAGTGGAAAAGGCAAGAAGGGCTCTGCATGGCATCGGATGAAGTGGACAGATTCAATGGTAAAACTTTTGATTACAGCAGTGTCTTACACTGGAGATGATCATGGTGCTGATTCTGGTGGTGGCAGGAGGAACATTGCAATAACGCAGAAGAAGGGCAAATGGAAGGCGATATCGAAGGTTATGGGAGAGAGAGGTTGCCATGTGTCACCGCAACAGTGCGAGGACAAGTTCAATGACCTTAACAAGAGATACAAAAGGCTGATAGACATCCTTGGCATGGGCACTGCTTGCAATGTTGTGGCTAATCCAGCACTTCTTGATAGCATGAATCATCTTTCTGATAAGATGAAAGACAATGCAAAAAAGATACTTAGCTCAAAGCACTTATTTTATGAGGAGATGTGTTCCTACCACAACAACAACCGTGCAAATTTGCCTGAAGATCATGCACTTCAGCATTCACTACTGCTTGCCCTTAGATGTAAAGAGGAGCATGATCTTCGGAGAGCAAGTGGAGATGCTGATGAAGACGATCGAAGTGCGGATTCTGATtatggggagaatgatgaagagcaaTATCCTGTGCATACACGCATGAgggagccctcaaccaccaaaaggaAGCGCCACAGAGATGTGGCTTTGGTCACATCAAACTCTCATGAAGGCAGTGAGAGGTCTGATCCCCATGATGTAACAGTGGACATCAACAAGGCTTTCACAGATGCAACCAACATGGTTTTGTTGCAACAGGACTTGGCTTCACAAGCCATAGAGATTCAGAAACGTCGCTTGCAGATTGAAGCAAAGGAACTGGAACTCACAAAGCAACGTCACAAGTGGGAGCGGTTCAGGAAGAAGAAGGACAGGGAGATAGAAAGAATGGCACTGGAGAATGAACATATGGTGATTGAGAACAAACGCTTGGAACTTGAGCTGAGACATAAGGAGTTAGAGCTAGAGCTTAAGCTGAAAGGCAAGGGGAACCATCCATAA
- the LOC100383956 gene encoding uncharacterized protein isoform X3, with the protein MLQGAPYDSLDLHGDSMAKHAPNSGKQIFSSSQMPGTFTMSMTRATEPDDFPGFQFKEHGKSDDHHHHQYHSHHQKNCMSDGEEHDMAEDATDTPSGKGKKGSAWHRMKWTDSMVKLLITAVSYTGDDHGADSGGGRRNIAITQKKGKWKAISKVMGERGCHVSPQQCEDKFNDLNKRYKRLIDILGMGTACNVVANPALLDSMNHLSDKMKDNAKKILSSKHLFYEEMCSYHNNNRANLPEDHALQHSLLLALRCKEEHDLRRASGDADEDDRSADSDYGENDEEQYPVHTRMREPSTTKRKRHRDVALVTSNSHEGSERSDPHDVTVDINKAFTDATNMVLLQQDLASQAIEIQKRRLQIEAKELELTKQRHKWERFRKKKDREIERMALENEHMVIENKRLELELRHKELELELKLKGKGNHP; encoded by the coding sequence ATGTTGCAAGGGGCTCCCTATGATAGTTTAGACTTACATGGCGACTCTATGGCAAAACATGCCCCAAACTCAGGAAAACAGATCTTCAGCAGCTCCCAGATGCCGGGGACTTTCACAATGTCTATGACCAGGGCTACAGAACCTGATGACTTTCCTGGGTTTCAGTTCAAAGAACATGGAAAGAGTGatgaccaccaccaccaccaataccATAGTCATCACCAAAAGAACTGCATGAGTGATGGTGAAGAACATGATATGGCTGAAGATGCTACTGATACCCCAAGTGGAAAAGGCAAGAAGGGCTCTGCATGGCATCGGATGAAGTGGACAGATTCAATGGTAAAACTTTTGATTACAGCAGTGTCTTACACTGGAGATGATCATGGTGCTGATTCTGGTGGTGGCAGGAGGAACATTGCAATAACGCAGAAGAAGGGCAAATGGAAGGCGATATCGAAGGTTATGGGAGAGAGAGGTTGCCATGTGTCACCGCAACAGTGCGAGGACAAGTTCAATGACCTTAACAAGAGATACAAAAGGCTGATAGACATCCTTGGCATGGGCACTGCTTGCAATGTTGTGGCTAATCCAGCACTTCTTGATAGCATGAATCATCTTTCTGATAAGATGAAAGACAATGCAAAAAAGATACTTAGCTCAAAGCACTTATTTTATGAGGAGATGTGTTCCTACCACAACAACAACCGTGCAAATTTGCCTGAAGATCATGCACTTCAGCATTCACTACTGCTTGCCCTTAGATGTAAAGAGGAGCATGATCTTCGGAGAGCAAGTGGAGATGCTGATGAAGACGATCGAAGTGCGGATTCTGATtatggggagaatgatgaagagcaaTATCCTGTGCATACACGCATGAgggagccctcaaccaccaaaaggaAGCGCCACAGAGATGTGGCTTTGGTCACATCAAACTCTCATGAAGGCAGTGAGAGGTCTGATCCCCATGATGTAACAGTGGACATCAACAAGGCTTTCACAGATGCAACCAACATGGTTTTGTTGCAACAGGACTTGGCTTCACAAGCCATAGAGATTCAGAAACGTCGCTTGCAGATTGAAGCAAAGGAACTGGAACTCACAAAGCAACGTCACAAGTGGGAGCGGTTCAGGAAGAAGAAGGACAGGGAGATAGAAAGAATGGCACTGGAGAATGAACATATGGTGATTGAGAACAAACGCTTGGAACTTGAGCTGAGACATAAGGAGTTAGAGCTAGAGCTTAAGCTGAAAGGCAAGGGGAACCATCCATAA